A segment of the Paracoccus suum genome:
ATGGCGCTGAGGTTTTCACGGACGGTGAGACAGCGGCCGAGGCGGGGATCGGTCGGCCCCTGCCCGCCGGCCACTGGCCCGATGATCTAGAAATCGATCCCTACACCGCCGTCGCGATGTTCTTTCACGATCACGAACACGAGCCGCTGTTTCTTGCCCGCGCACTGCAAAGCCCGGCTTTTTTCGTCGGCGCGCAAGGCAGCCTGCGCGCGCATCAGTCGCGGTGCCAGGCGCTTGCAGAGCTTGGCGTGCCGGCCGAGCGGATTGCGGCGCTGGCCTCGCCCTTCGGCCTCATCCCCTCGACCCGCGATCCGCGGATGCTCGCGGTTTCGGTGCTCGCGCAGATCCTGTCGCGGGCGGCGCAACTGCAGGGCCGGACGTGACCACCGCAGCGCTGTTGCTGGCCGCGGGACAGTCGCGGCGCTTTGGCCCACGGGACAAGCTGCTTGCCCCTCTGGACGGCCGCACGGTGATCGAAGGGGCGATGGCCCCCCTGCTTGGCGCGCAGGTTCAGCACCGCCTGGCTGTCGTTTCCAGCGAGGCGGTCGCCGTCATTGCGTCAACGGCGGGATTTGAGGTGGTGATGGTGCCCACAGACATGCCGCAATCGCATAGCCTCTTCGCCGGCATCGAGCATTTGGCAAAGGCGGACGCGGCCCGTGCGCTGATTGCCCTCGGCGATATGCCATTCCTGCAAGCAACCGACATCGACGCGCTGCTGGGACTAGCCGGCGATGACACCGCCTGCACGGAGAGGGACGGCACCCCCCTGCCCCCGGCCGTCTTTCCGCGCCGCATCTGGCCTGCCCTGACCGCGCTCTCTGGCGATCGCGGCGCGGGCAGCCTGCTGCCCAATATTCCGGCCCAGCGGCGTCTCGCCTTGCCAGCGGCGCGGCTTCGCGATGTCGACCTGCCCGCCGATCTTGCGCTGCCGCGTTGAAATAACTCGCTTTGACTCTGGCGGCATATGCTTCTAGCACGCCCGTTCGGCTTGTCCCACAAGGCGCGGCGCATTGCGGCCGCACGGACCGTGCCGTTCACCGGCCGACGGCCAGATCCAGGCAGACCAATGACCCAGAATGATATCGCAGCGCCCTTGGCGGCTGCATTGGCCGAACGAGGCTACGAGGCCCTGACCTCCGTCCAGCAGGCGATGCTGAACCCCGACGCCCGGGGGCGCGACCTGCTGGTCTCGGCCCAGACCGGGTCGGGCAAGACCGCGGCCTTCGGCATCGCCGCCGCGCCCGACTTGCTCGACACCGCCGGCATGATGCCCGCCGGCACCGCGCCGCTGGCGCTGGTCATCGCCCCGACGCGCGAGCTGGCGCTGCAGGTCTCGGCCGAGCTGGCCTGGCTCTACGCCGCCACCGGCGCGCAGATCGCGACCTGCGTCGGCGGCATGGACTTTCGCAACGAGCGCCGGGCGCTGCAGCGTGGGGCGCAGATCGTTGTCGGCACGCCCGGCCGCCTGCGCGATCATATCGAGCGCAGCAGCCTCGATCTGTCGGACCTGCGCGTCGCCGTGCTGGACGAAGCGGACGAGATGCTGGACCTCGGCTTTCGCGAGGATCTGGAGTTCATTCTGCAATCCGGCCAGGCCGAGCGCCGCACCCTGATGTTCTCCGCCACGGTGCCCGCGGCAATTGCCAAATTGGCGCGCGATTTCCAGCGTGACGCCCTGCGCATCGCGGCGACGGGCGAGGCGCGCCAGCATGGCGACATCACGTACCGCGCGCTGTCGATCGCGACGCGCGACCGCGAGAACGCCATTTTCAACCTGCTGCGCTTTTACGAGGCGCGCACCGCCATCGTGTTCTGCAAGACACGCGCCAACGTGAACCACCTTCTCGCGCGGATGGGCAACCGCGGCTTCAGCGTCGTGGCGCTGTCGGGCGAATTGTCCCAGCAGGAGCGCACCCATGCCCTGCAGGCCCTGCGCGACGGCCGCGCGCGCGTCTGCATCGCAACCGACGTCGCCGCGCGCGGCATCGACTTGCCGGGGCTGGAACTGGTGATCCACGCCGACCTGCCGACCAATTCCGAGACTCTGCTGCACCGCTCGGGCCGCACCGGCCGCGCGGGCGCCAAGGGCGTCTCGGCGCTGATCGTGCCGCCCTCGGACTACAAGAAGGCGCAGCGTCTGCTGGAGGGCGCGAAGGTTGTCGCCGAATGGGGTAAGGCCCCATCAGCCGACGAGGTCAGCGCCCGCGACGATGCGCGGATGCTTGACGATCCGGCCCTGCGCGCGCCGCTGGAGGACATGAGCGTCGCCCATGACCTGCTGGCCCGCATCGGGCCCGAGCAACTGGCCGCCGCATTCGTCAACCTGTGGCGCAATGGCCGCCCGCCGCCGGAGGAGATGACCGAGAGCGCCCCGATCCCCGAGGCCGGGGCCCCGCGCCAGCAGCGCGAGTTCGGTGTATCGGTCTGGTTCGAACTGTCGGTCGGCCACACCGGCCGCGCCGAGGCCCGCTGGCTGCTGCCGAAAATCTGCGAGGCCGGCGGCATCACCCGCGACGCCATCGGTGCGATCCGCGTGCGCGAGGACGAGACCTTCGTGCAGATCGCAAGTGGCGACGCGCCCCGCTTTGCCGAGGTAACCGAAATCGCCCCGGGCCTGACCATGCGCCGCCTCAATGGCGAGCCGAACCTCGAGCGCAAGACCGACCGTCCCGCCCATGCAAAGCCCGCCAAGCCCTATGCCAAGCGCAAGGCGGAGGCC
Coding sequences within it:
- a CDS encoding nucleotidyltransferase family protein; protein product: MTTAALLLAAGQSRRFGPRDKLLAPLDGRTVIEGAMAPLLGAQVQHRLAVVSSEAVAVIASTAGFEVVMVPTDMPQSHSLFAGIEHLAKADAARALIALGDMPFLQATDIDALLGLAGDDTACTERDGTPLPPAVFPRRIWPALTALSGDRGAGSLLPNIPAQRRLALPAARLRDVDLPADLALPR
- a CDS encoding DEAD/DEAH box helicase — encoded protein: MTQNDIAAPLAAALAERGYEALTSVQQAMLNPDARGRDLLVSAQTGSGKTAAFGIAAAPDLLDTAGMMPAGTAPLALVIAPTRELALQVSAELAWLYAATGAQIATCVGGMDFRNERRALQRGAQIVVGTPGRLRDHIERSSLDLSDLRVAVLDEADEMLDLGFREDLEFILQSGQAERRTLMFSATVPAAIAKLARDFQRDALRIAATGEARQHGDITYRALSIATRDRENAIFNLLRFYEARTAIVFCKTRANVNHLLARMGNRGFSVVALSGELSQQERTHALQALRDGRARVCIATDVAARGIDLPGLELVIHADLPTNSETLLHRSGRTGRAGAKGVSALIVPPSDYKKAQRLLEGAKVVAEWGKAPSADEVSARDDARMLDDPALRAPLEDMSVAHDLLARIGPEQLAAAFVNLWRNGRPPPEEMTESAPIPEAGAPRQQREFGVSVWFELSVGHTGRAEARWLLPKICEAGGITRDAIGAIRVREDETFVQIASGDAPRFAEVTEIAPGLTMRRLNGEPNLERKTDRPAHAKPAKPYAKRKAEADAEAPGRSGPSAPPAKPAPTWTPIDRNSDAAPVEAAGAPRVKQRWTGPQKAAKAKAAGKPAGGAAGTTPGKGWAAAKPKAKHPGPAKPKR